Genomic DNA from Peribacillus simplex:
CAATACTTTTCAGTTCGGTTTTTGATACTATTAAAGGCGTAAAAGCCAATAAAGGACAACTAAAATCAGGTTCGATCCGTACAGAACAAGACATGCCGGCTAAATACGTTTGGCTGGGAACGATCATCGTCATTTTAATCATTGCTTTCACACCTATAACAGATGTAGGAATCATCGGTGCGATTGCAATTGCGATTTTTGGATTTTTATTCGTGACAGTGGCTTCAAGGGTTGTTGGAATCGTCGGAAGTTCTTCTTCCCCTGTTTCTGGAATGACGATAGCTACACTTTTGATTGTGGCCATTGTCTATAAAGCTACTGGTTTTACTGGTACGACTGGAATGGTAGCCGCATTAACCGTCGCTGCGATCATTTGTACAGCACTTGCGGTTTCAGGTGATGTTTCACAAGATCTAAAAACAGGTTATATCGTCGGCGGGACACCATGGAAACAACAAGTTGCCATGATGATCGGTGTTGTTGCTTCCGCGTCCGTAATTGGTTTTATCCTGGTTCTGATGGATAATGCATATACGATGGGATCTGCAGAACTGCCTGCACCTAAAGCGGCACTAATGAAAATACTTGCTGAAGGTGTTCTAGGGGGGGATTTACCTTGGACCCTCATCTTTATCGGTGCAGCTATTTCCATCACATTAGAGTTTTTCGGTCTGAATTCACTTGTTGTTGCAGTCGGCATTTACTTGCCGGTTCATACTAGTGCCCCAATCATGGTCGGTGGATTTATTCGTTTCTTCGTTGAGTTCTTCTCGAAAACAAAAGAAGCGCTTAAAGCAAGGGTTGATAGAGGTGTATTATTTGCTTCTGGTTTAATAGCAGGTGAATCATTGATTGGTGTTCTTATTGCCATATTGATCGCAGCAGGTGTCCAAGTTCCGGCTGCGGCTAAATTAGCCAGCAATTTGCTGCCATTCTTACTATTCCTTGCTCTGGCTGGATTGCTTTGGTTCGTATCCAGCAAAGGGAAAAAAGAAGATGCTTCGTAAACGCCAATCAAAAAAGAGGAACCTGTTAACTATGGTTCCCCTTTTGGAAAGACGCGTCACTATGGTACATGAATCTTCGGAAGCAACTTTTCTGGTCATTCAAAGGATTAATTTTGTGGAACGAATTACAATTCGTTTCTTTAAACAGCCATCAGTCCGTAAAATCAAGCTTGATAAGTTTGGTGCATATGCCATTAAACAGATGCAGTCCCAAAGGAATGTAAATCAGATTTCTGAAGCGATGAGTGAACATTTTGGTGAGGAAGCAGAGCCAGCCTTACCGCGGTTGATGAAATTTCTGGAAATTCTTGAGGCTCATGATTGGATCATATGGGATAATGAAGAAGAAAAATGAAAAAAAGCTGAAGCTCTTTTTGATGCTTCAGCTTTTTTCTGTTTTGGATTTGAAAACAAGATTTTCATTAGGTTCATGACATTTAAATCATCTCCATTTTACAAAAATGGAATGCGGGTATAATTATTTTTAATAACTTTATATATTGTATTCTTGTACCGTTAGTCATGAGTAATAACAGTAATATTCAATTTTGAAGAGCAGGTGGGTTATTATGGGAAGAGTACAAGGTAAAGTAGCATTAGTGACAGGTGGAGCTTCAGTATAGGATTATACATATCCACACTAATGGCTAAAGAAGGCGCAAAAGTCGTGATTGCTGATTTTAATGAAGCAGGAGCAAAGGAAGCGGCCGAAAACTTGGATGCTGGACAAGCGGATTCTATCCAGGCAGCAGTCGACTTTACAATTGAACAATATGGAACGGTTACGGTACTAGTTAATAATGTGGGTTTAACTAATCTGCATAAAGATCTGGATGTCGTGAATGGATGTGAATTTAAAAGTGTCCTCTTGGGAAGCAGGTTTGCGATTCCTCATATGAGTAAAGCAGGAGGGGATTCGATAATCAATACGGCCTCCATGGCTGGATTTACAGGTGACTCCGTACGATCTGCATATGGTGCGTCCAAAGCGGGGGTAGTGAATTTGACCCGTTATATCGCTGCACAGTATGGTAAAGATCATATTCGTTGTAATGGAGTGGCACCGGGCCTTATTTTAACTCCTGCAGCGAAAAATAATATGCCTCCTGCCGTACTCGATATTTTTGCCAAATTTAATGCATTGCCATATCATGGTGAAGCGGATGATATCGGTTATACCGTTCTATTCCTTGCATCTGACGAGTCCATATTCATTACAGGTCAGACGATCCAAGTGGAAGGCGGTCATTACATAGCCAACCCAAGCATCTCTGATTTTAATGATTATGTAACTAAAGCAAAATCCAATTAATTGTCTGGACATTCTTATATCAAAACCTTACCCTGGATAAGATCAAGCTTATCCGGGGTTTTTAATTAGTAGGCCCTATATTTTTAAAAAACATGAAGCAGGTGCATATAACAATGGAAGAAACGAATTATGATGAAATGCTGAACATCAGGACGGTAGGCGAACAAAAAAATTTCAATGATTCTTTGCATTATCACCGCTACGAACCTACGCCATACAGTGCATTAGAACATTTATTCAAAAAATATGCTCTGAAAAGAGATGATCGCATTGTGGATTTTGGATGCGGTAAAGGACGCTTGAATTTTTTTATCCATCACTTATATCAATCAGCCGTGGTTGGCGTGGAGATGAATGAAAATTTCTATAAAGAAGCGATCGAGAATCTGAATGGCTACATGAAGAAAAGGAAAAACATCAATGGCAATATAGAATTCCGCTGTTGTTTGGCAGAAGAATATGATATTGATACGAAAGACAATCGTTTTTATTTTTTTAATCCGTTCTCGGTACATATTTTCATGAAAATCATCAATAACATTTTGCTTTCCTTTGAAAAAGAACCGCGCCAAATCGAACTTATATTATTTTATGCTTCACAGGATTATATTTTTTTCCTCGAAAATCAAACCGCATTCGAGCTGAAAAACGAAGTGATGTTACCTGGCTTGACTGAATCTAATCCTTTTGAGAAATTCGTCATATACGAATTGTTGAATTGAATGGATACTCGTTTTTTTGTGATGATCAAGTAAATATAAAAAAACACCCAAGCAATCATTGGTGCTTGGTTGCAATGAGTGAAGCCATCAAAGGTGCTTAATTTACAGCATATTGTAAAATCTTTTGAGACTGTGGTTCATATTGTCTTCCTATATAAATTTGATGCCTAATCATATAAGTTAAAATGGTCCAGAGCTTCCGGCTGTTGTCCGTATATCCCTAGTATATTAGATTAGGCTATGATTTCCTCTCATAATATAGTCGATTTGCGTACAGAGTTTTTTTAATAAAAGTTCCATTTGGTTTCAGAAATTCTCCCCCTTT
This window encodes:
- a CDS encoding OPT family oligopeptide transporter, with translation MSNNSKESKFVPYVSASKSLPELTATAIILGIILAIVFGAANAYLGLLIGLTVSASIPAAVISMAILRGVFRRDSILENNIVQTMTTAGEAIGAGAVFTIPALFMWDMDVSQAFIIFVVLTGGFLGVFMMVPLRQLLIVREHETLPYPEGTACAEVLKSGEKGGTSAKLIGAGLVIGGVVKGLGDGFKLFKTEVETGITNFKNAVVGLDAFPSLLGVGYIIGPRVAGQMLGGGLLAWVVLIPAISFFGGSNETAIFPSDVPIGELDAWGIWDNYIRYIGAGAVATGGLITLIKTLPILFSSVFDTIKGVKANKGQLKSGSIRTEQDMPAKYVWLGTIIVILIIAFTPITDVGIIGAIAIAIFGFLFVTVASRVVGIVGSSSSPVSGMTIATLLIVAIVYKATGFTGTTGMVAALTVAAIICTALAVSGDVSQDLKTGYIVGGTPWKQQVAMMIGVVASASVIGFILVLMDNAYTMGSAELPAPKAALMKILAEGVLGGDLPWTLIFIGAAISITLEFFGLNSLVVAVGIYLPVHTSAPIMVGGFIRFFVEFFSKTKEALKARVDRGVLFASGLIAGESLIGVLIAILIAAGVQVPAAAKLASNLLPFLLFLALAGLLWFVSSKGKKEDAS
- a CDS encoding PqqD family protein; translation: MLRKRQSKKRNLLTMVPLLERRVTMVHESSEATFLVIQRINFVERITIRFFKQPSVRKIKLDKFGAYAIKQMQSQRNVNQISEAMSEHFGEEAEPALPRLMKFLEILEAHDWIIWDNEEEK
- a CDS encoding SAM-dependent methyltransferase, with the translated sequence MEETNYDEMLNIRTVGEQKNFNDSLHYHRYEPTPYSALEHLFKKYALKRDDRIVDFGCGKGRLNFFIHHLYQSAVVGVEMNENFYKEAIENLNGYMKKRKNINGNIEFRCCLAEEYDIDTKDNRFYFFNPFSVHIFMKIINNILLSFEKEPRQIELILFYASQDYIFFLENQTAFELKNEVMLPGLTESNPFEKFVIYELLN